Genomic window (Roseivirga sp. 4D4):
AAAGAAGTACCACAATCGCCTATCAACCCCTTCATATCCCTCAGGGTCAACAGCCTCATCGCTAGAGCTGCAGGCAACAAAGGCCAACACTGAAAGAATTGAGAAACATTTCAGAAGCTTATGCATAGTTATGGAGCAATTTTTAAATCAACTTATCTATATAACTCAAAAACTGGTATTTAGTATCAGATAACTCCGTGCAAATTCCAAACAATGATCCCGTAGACGACAAATCGAATGATTCTGAAAGAGGCAAACATCAGGTACTTCTTCTGTGGATAGGCTAATGTGCCTGTTAACATGCTTACGAGAGCAAAAGGTAATGGCGTCAATGCGGAAACGATAATGAGTCCGCTGCCATACTGTTCGTAACGTTGTTGATACTTTTTGAACCTAAGTCTCTTTTTGACAAAATTCATAAAGAACTCCTTTTCTCCCAGTTTTAAACCAATGCGGTAATTCAACCACCCCGCAAATAAGGATACCATAGTCATTGTGGTCACAGCTGTGGCATAATAGTGCCAAGGGTCATCGCTAGACCAAATCATAAAAAGTTC
Coding sequences:
- a CDS encoding YqaA family protein: MAHKNKDFYNYFSQNLIKGFIYLLVLIGLIIVFKSTFKSQYDMIEHAVSDSYYLMFFIFLISEFFVGILPPELFMIWSSDDPWHYYATAVTTMTMVSLFAGWLNYRIGLKLGEKEFFMNFVKKRLRFKKYQQRYEQYGSGLIIVSALTPLPFALVSMLTGTLAYPQKKYLMFASFRIIRFVVYGIIVWNLHGVI